The Triticum urartu cultivar G1812 chromosome 6, Tu2.1, whole genome shotgun sequence genome includes the window ATGAACGTTACACGCGGCTCGTTGTTTTGTGACATGTTCTTCAATTTTTTCTGATTGTTTGTTAACGATGCTCACGACCCATGATGGTTTTTTCTTTCTATTTAAGAAAACCTAAATCGACGGGCAGTGGTTGTTCATTCGACTTCTTTTTATTTTTAAATGGGATTAGAACTACATGTTTTCCATAGGGTAGTCGTTTTTTAGGGGATCGCAACTGCATGTTTTTCAAAAGCCGGCCACAAACTGCAAGTTTCTCTAGGGTACCCGCAATTGCAAGTGTTTCAAAGGCTGATCGCACCTACAAGTTTCTCTAGGGTAGTCACAATTGCAAGTTTTCAAGGCCGGTCGCAACTGCAAGTTTCTCTAGAGTAGTCGCAATTGCATGCTTTTGAAGGCCAGTCGCAACTGCAAGTTTCTCTAGGGCAGTCGCAATTGCAACTTTTCAAGGCAGGTCTCAACTGCAAGTTTCTCTAGAGCAGTCGCAATTGCATGTTTTTTAAGGCTGGTTGCAACTGCAAGTTTCTCTAGGGTAGTCGTAATTGCATGTTTTTGAAGGCCGGTCGCAACTGCAAGTTTCGCTAGGGTAGTCGCAATTGCAAGTTTTTGAAGGCCGGTCGCAACTGCAAGTTTCTCTAGGGTAGTCGCAATTGCATGTTTTTGAAGGCCGGTCGCAACTGCAAGTTTCTCTAGGGTAGTCACAATTGCAAGTTTTTGAAGGCCTCTCGCAACTGCAAGTTTATCTAGGGTAGTCGCAGTTGCAACTTTTTAGGGTGGTCGCAACTACATGTTCTCTCCCTTTTCTTTTTCGTTTTCTTTCGTTTTAcatttcctttttcttcttttttcaaGTTTTTTCtcttttaaaaaatgttcatgattttcaaaaaaaaattgcaAATTTGAACAAATTTTTGTGTTTACACAAACGTTCTAAACGTCAAAAAATGTTCCTATTTTGAAATtttattcatgaattcaaaaaagtCCGTGAATTTTAAAAATGCTCATGCTTTTTTAAATTTTTGTTCAGAAATTGAAAAATCTTCCTGTTTTCTAAAAAATTCACTTTATTTcattttgttcacaaattcaaaataGTTGGGGAACTTAAAATAATGTTTCTGTTTTGTTCAAaatatgttcacaaattcaaaaatgttcatgttttcaaattttgttcataaATGCAAAAAATGTTCAGGGAATTTCTAAAGATTTTTTCAAGTTTTTTAAATATAATTTTTCAAGAAAAAAGTACTAAAACTGTTCGATCTCTCATGGTAGATAGTTCTTGAAAGTTTCATGGTGTAACAACGCCCATCAGCTGTGGTGGCTTACAGCACGCATTTAGCATTGTTANNNNNNNNNNNNNNNNNNNNNNNNNNNNNNNNNNNNNNNNNNNNNNNNNNNNNNNNNNNNNNNNNNNNNNNNNNNNNNNNNNNNNNNNNNNNNNNNNNNNNNNNNNNNNNNNNNNNNNNNNNNNNNNNNNNNNNNNNNNNNNNNNNNNNNNNNNNNNNNNNNNNNNNNNNNNNNNNNNNNNNNNNNNNNNNNNNNNNNNNNNNNNNNNNNNNNNNNNNNNNNNNNNNNNNNNNNNNNNNNNNNNNNNNNNNNNNNNNNNNNNNNNNNNNNNNNNNNNNNNNNNNNNNNNNNNNNNNNNNNNNNNNNNNNNNNNNNNNNNNNNNNNNNNNNNNNNNNNNNNNNNNNNNNNNNNNNNNNNNNNNNNNNNNNNNNNNNNNNNNNNNNNNNNNNNNNNNNNNNNNNNNNNNNNNNNNNCNNNNNNNNNNNNNNNNNNNNNNNNNNNNNNNNNNNNNNNNNNNNNNNNNNNNNNNNNNNNNNNNNNNNNNNNNNNNNNNNNNNNNNNNNNNNNNNNNNNNNNNNNNNNNNNNNNNNNNNNNNNNNNNNNNNNNNNNNNNNNNNNNNNNNNNNNNNNNNNNNNNNNNNNNNNNNNNNNNNNNNNNNNNNNNNNNNNNNNNNNNNNNNNNNNNNNNNNNNNNNNNNNNNNNNNNNNNNNNNNNNNNNNNNNNNNNNNNNNNNNNNNNNNNNNNNNNNNNNNNNNNNNNNNNNNNNNNNNNNNNNNNNNNNNNNNNNNNNNNNNNNNNNNNNNNNNNNNNNNNNNNNNNNNNNNNNNNNNNNNNNNNNNNNNNNNNNNNNNNNNNNNNNNNNNNNNNNNNNNNNNNNNNNNNNNNNNNNNNNNNNNNNNNNNNNNNNNNNNNNNNNNNNNNNNNNNNNNNNNNNNNNNNNNNNNNNNNNNNNNNNNNNNNNNNNNNNNNNNNNNNNNNNNNNNNNNNNNNNNNNNNNNNNNNNNNNNNNNNNNNNNNNNNNNNNNNNNNNNNNNNNNNNNNNNNNNNNNNNNNNNNNNNNNNNNNNNNNNNNNNNNNNNNNNNNNNNNNNNNNNNNNNNNNNNNNNNNNNNNNNNNNNNNNNNNNNNNNNNNNNNNNNNNNNNNNNNNNNNNNNNNNNNNNNNNNNNNNNNNNNNNNNNNNNNNNNNNNNNNNNNNNNNNNNNNNNNNNNNNNNNNNNNNNNNNNNNNNNNNNNNNNNNNNNNNNNNNNNNNNNNNNNNNNNNNNNNNNNNNNNNNNNNNNNNNNNNNNNNNNNNNNNNNNNNNNNNNNNNNNNNNNNNNNNNNNNNNNNNNNNNNNNNNNNNNNNNNNNNNNNNNNNNNNNNNNNNNNNNNNNNNNNNNNNNNNNNNNNNNNNNNNNNNNNNNNNNNNNNNNNNNNNNNNNNNNNNNNNNNNNNNNNNNNNNNNNNNNNNNNNNNNNNNNNNNNNNNNNNNNNNNNNNNNNNNNNNNNNNNNNNNNNNNNNNNNNNNNNNNNNNNNNNNNNNNNNNNNNNNNNNNNNNNNNNNNNNNNNNNNNNNNNNNNNNNNNNNNNNNNNNNNNNNNNNNNNNNNNNNNNNNNNNNNNNNNNNNNNNNNNNNTCGGGCTCGCAGCCCGGGCCGTATGGATGGACGTGGACCGCAGCCCCCGTCGTGAGCGACGCCGGTCAAAACTGGCATGCAGCGCCGCGGGAAGGAGAGCCAACCAAGCAGCCAGCCAGCGAGACCACCGCGTCCCGGTCCCGATCCCGGACGTATCCGGCCATGACTACGCGTACGTTTCCTCCCACGCGTGCCTTCTGGAAGGGACGATCCCGTCCCGTGGATTGGTTGCCCGAAGCGGGGCCGCGCATGCCCCTATAAAGCCCCGCCATTCTCGCCCCGACTGACCGCAGGAGAAGCTTTTTGTTCGTCTCTTGATCGAGATCGTCTTTGATGGAGCGCAAGAACTCGTTCGGCTCGTCGTGGGCGGACCAGTGGGACTACGGCAGCGACCCggccccgcgggccggcgggAAGAAGCAGGGCGGCGTGGAGAAGACCAAGGCGGCCGCGGCCACGGGGCTGAAGAAGGTGAAGGAGGGCACCGCGCACGGCTTCCAGTGGATCAAGGGCAAGGTGCAGAAGAAGAAGCAGGGCGCCGCCGGCGCCGGCGACGACGCGGCCGCCGGGTATTAGGCAGCCAGGCTCGGCTGATCCCTGGAGGATGGAATGGATGGATGGAACGCCGATCGATCGATCGGCCGATCTGTTGGTTTCTTGCGTCGTTTAATTGGTTGTGTACATATAGTTTTTGCCGTTCTTCGATTCAGGCTTTGCACCACCACGTAGTAGATCAGCGATCGTTTTAGATCTCTGCTTATTGATTggttctttcttcttccttgtgtcCTGTTCTCGATCGATCCGATGAAATTTGCTGCTGATTAGTTTCGTCCACTCACGCTCGCGAGCAGATGCCTGATTGGTGCGTGATCTTCAGGTTTGCGGGCTGCCACCTCCGGCAAATTTCAGTTCAACGTTTTTTTGGTTTTGTTATCTGAATTCTGAGTAGATGCTGCAGAGCCATGTGATGGTGGAAAGGTCAGTATATGGGAGTTCGCATCTAGTACAGTTGCATAGTTCCATTTCGTCCTTCACAGATGAAATGACCTCATTTTTCGTCcacttctgtttcaacacaaagATATTTAACACTGAGAAACTGATGTGGAAATTTCATTTCTGTGGGCAATTCAAACGGTACTGTATCAGCATAGTAGCACGGTTTCAGCTTTACATAAACGTACTTGCTCTAAGATTTCAGAAATGGCTTGTCAACGACAAAGTACCAAGCTCCGTAGAGCTGCAGACATTTTTAGAGATGGTGGGATTCAGAAGAAATGTCTAAAATAATTGCATACTTGTCCCTCTATATGGAACATTACTCGAAAGTTCAACTCAGAAGAATAAACCCAGTGACCATTCAACTACTGAGATGGTGAGCGTCAGTGAGTCTGTGAGTGCAATCCGAACGGTAAAGGATTTAGAATGCATGTGCACTAGATAACAAAGATGCTAAAAGCACTTGATGCTCATAGAAAGCCCATATGAGCAACCAATTTAATTAAAGTTTAAAGAGAAACGTTTTGTATGATAATGCTTGTAGAGTCACCCAATTTTTCATTTTGGTACAACTACCTATTTCTGTCATCTTCAGTCGTGTACCAATTCATTTATATAGTACCCAATCATGTAAGCAGTTCATGTCACACACGAGGTAAGCAAAACAGGACAACATATGCACACTGACTAACCATCCTCTAGGCTCTAGCAGTCCAGCTGCTTGCCGATGTGGGGTGCATCAACTCCTATTTCGCTGGAAGAACATTGGCAAGGACACGATTTCACCTAAACGGCGTTGTTGACATGATGGATTCGTGACTAACAAAGTGCAAACCAGATTAGTTATGAGCCATCGTCATCTGCCCATCTGATAGTCAAGTCACAGGGCATTATCCCCTGCTGCATGTATCTTTTCAGTTACCCTCCACACCAGAGCTTTACACATCCAGTGACATTCTTGCAAAGTGCATCCAAGTTCAGTCGAGAAGAAAAATACATAATTCAGAAGCTCAATATTATTTATTCTGCGGCAAGTGGCAAGTTGTATAGCACCAAGATCACATTGCAGTGCTGAAGGCCACTGAACTGAAGGGGGAAGAAACATTACACATACAGTAGCACCTTACTCCAAGCCTAGTGGTTGACATACAAACTGCAGAGCTAATGGCTTTGGGCAGGCCATGACTGCACGCACGCGAGCATACAGCAAAGGGAACACCTCCCGCTTATTTCTGATGGTACCTCCCCTGCTCGACCCGCTGCTTGAACTTGTCCTTCTCGTCGTCCGACTCGCCGAGCACCGCTTCCTTGGTCTCCTGCACCGTCTCCTTTGCGCCCTCCGCGACGTCGTCGGTCTTCTCCTTGGCCATCTTCAGGAACTCCTCCGCCGTCGTTCTTGCCTTCTCCCCGATTTCGCCCAGCGTGTCACTGTCGTCGTGCTTCTCTGTCGAGTGGTACTGGGAAAATCACATGAAAAAGAGAAAGGTTATAGAACACACTGTCAGATGTACCACTATGTACCCTGTAGTAGTATGTACACTGGACTTGAACACCTGCACATTCGACTTGCCACCTGAACATTTCTCTACATCATTCATATGCACTGCCCTGCCGACTGTTCTGCCTTCTTAAACATTCTGATTTCCTAGAAGTTTAGCAGTCTTTTTACATCACATCTCTCACATAGTAGTTCAGTACTACCTCTGCAATTCACCATGCAAGAATACACTACCACTTGGACAAACTCACAACAGTAGATCGCTCTGCTACATGGTAGTGGTACTACTACTTCTGAAGATTCCTGGAATAGTGTGGCGCTGCCAGATGAATGAAACGCCGAAGAAGGCAAGGCAGGAAACTCAGAATTCAGAAACTCAAGGGCAGTTGTGCTGCGTGAGCTCACCCTGGGCAGTAGAACGCCGTTGCCAAGCGCGGGCAGGGCGGTGGGATCTTCCACGGCGCTCCTGGAGGGGCAGCCGATTGCCCTCCCGCCATGAACGAGCAGCCGCTTCATCCCCTACGCCGCAAGGCCGATCTCAGCCTCTCAAGTCGCTCGCGGAGATGCAAAAATGGCTTCGTGCTCGGGCCCGAAGTAGTAGCAAGGCGGTAGGGATGGGGATGTGAGAGACGATGTGATCAGGATTCAGGAGCCGCCATTCGCGCTATAAGAAGTCGGGAAGCGTGGAGAAAGGACACGGGAGTCGGCACGTGGAGGGGGAGCACCTCGGCACGTAGCGAGCTGGCATGCGGAGTTGTGCAGGGCTTTTGTGGCTTTTGCGGTGCTGGAGCTGTGGCCTTTGCCTTTGCAAACTTGTTGGAGTGCGTGGCCGATTTGAATTTACTAGTACTGCTGCTGATGGGGTCCGGGGACAAGCAGGAATCCAATGACCTGTTGAACTGGACGTGTATCTTGTTAAGAATAGAATAGTTGCTTACAATTAAGCTAATTAGGATTAAGTTAATTGTTAGATAGGTTGCTTAGTTCTCAAACAACCATGTACTTCCTTGACTCTCAAGGCAACTATGTAATTTCTTGACTTTTAAATAACTATGTGCTTACTTGACCGCCAAGCATCATGTATATTTTCGCCTGGGTATAAATAGCCCATTTCTATCATCAATAAAGACTGATGGATCATCTTTCATTCAAACtctctctttctttattttctACTTTAAACACCTTATCATGCAATTTTGCTCTCCGATCGAGCGATTTAGCCACACACAAGAAAAGAGATTACACAAGAGGGATCGCCTCACAATTAAGGTCTAGAAGAACGGATAAATAGCAACTTAACAACGATTCTGTCGGAATCAACACCTGGGAGCAGCACGGAAGAATCGCACCAATACAACCAAATGCGATTTTAATCTAATTGCTATGATACATCATATGTTAGTGCGATTTACCTAATGTTTGTTCTTGACTATCAGGAATTGCCGCCCTGGATACGACAAGACAGTCGAATGGCCTTCACGACGCAGCACtccagaccagtgcatgaacgcCGCACTTCTCGATCAATGCGCCGCGCATGCAAGAACTAGGCGTCACATTTACCCATTTTTTctaaccaaggtgaccagtccaGAAAACTGGACAAGAATAGAAAAAGAACTCCGAAGCAAAAGGATCCACATACATGAATAAGTCTACGCGTCCTGGACTTACGATCAAAGTACTTGATCGCAATACCTATCAGGTGCTATGATCCCAATTTTATTCGTAGTACATAATCATGTTCAACCAGAAATCAGCGCCGTGGGCACCGGCCACGCCACAACAACAGTACTTGTTGAAGGCACTTAGGAACTGGACCGCATCAGCATCCCACTTCATGTAGCGGCGCTCGGCGCTACCCTCCGGTGCGCAGCCTTCCGTGGAGCGACCCAGACTGGCGGGTAAGAGCACGCGGCGAAGCCCTCCGGCATGCGGCGGCATCGCCTCGACTCCGGCCGCACGTGTACCAAAGCCACGCCGACTCCACCCGCGCATCACCTTCCATCCCCGCGCTCCCTCTCAGTCATGGCCTGCCTACTCGATTTTGGCCCAGTGCGCGGCGCAATGCGCCCTCCAGCGCGGCTTCCTCTGGCACAAGGCGGGCCAACCAATGCAACGCTTCCCAGCGGCGCGGCGGTGGATGATAATCCTCAGCCGCACGTGAGAAATTGGGGATTTCTATCCTCTAGGTTATCTTTTAGTTTAAGCATTTAAGTTTCTGTTATCCACAGAAAGGTCCCTGTAATTTCTGTCAAGCCCTCAGGCTTAGTTCATCATGCAGTATAGCGCTCAACTTCAACTCTCAAGTTGTCTATACTCCTGCGATTTGTAGTACAACCCTCTGTTTTAGCACTTTAACCATCAGGTTATTACTATTTGTATTCTATAAGCCCTCGGTTTTAGAAAACATACGTGGGAGAACCTCAGTTCATCCTAAATTACATAAAATAACTATACACCATTTTTTTAATGGCAATACCACTGCAAAAGAATGTATTGCTTATATTTCAGATCCTATTTTTTCTGGAATTTAAGACATCAATTATGTTTTTACCGCAAACATTCTATATGACATGTGATTTTAGGACAACTATATTTTTGCAGTCGAAAACAATTTTTCTTGCAAATCTTAATGAAACTCAAATAAGAATTATAAATTGTCATACTTCATATGACATGCCCAAATTTTATTTGTGAATCACAAGGTATTGGTGGCATCTACTGCACCGTTTGAAGATTATCCATCATTACTGTGAGGTCTACATCTTGTTACCAACAAGATGACTACCTTCAAAGTGCTCTTCCAAATATCAATATTAGTTGTGACTACCCTCAAGATATCATAAGGTAATACTGGCATCTACTGCAAAATTTTGTAGACTATCCACTATTACTGTAAGGTCTACATCATGTCACTCTGACAGATGATTACCTTCAAAGTGATTTCATAAATTTAGCATAATATAAGGTAATAGAGATATGAACATCTACTGACAAAAGTCAGACTATGTTTCCTATTACTGTGAGATCTACACCGCATTTGGTGATTATCTTAAAAGTGTTATCTATTT containing:
- the LOC125514650 gene encoding uncharacterized protein LOC125514650: MERKNSFGSSWADQWDYGSDPAPRAGGKKQGGVEKTKAAAATGLKKVKEGTAHGFQWIKGKVQKKKQGAAGAGDDAAAGY
- the LOC125514649 gene encoding uncharacterized protein LOC125514649 — translated: MKRLLVHGGRAIGCPSRSAVEDPTALPALGNGVLLPRYHSTEKHDDSDTLGEIGEKARTTAEEFLKMAKEKTDDVAEGAKETVQETKEAVLGESDDEKDKFKQRVEQGRYHQK